The DNA window GCTTGCGAGGATCCAGCATGGCCACGCCGCCAGCGGTGGCCAAGGCAATCGTCCCATCCTGGCGCAGGATGATGTCCGGGCTGGAACTGCCATTGCCCTGGGAGCTGTTCATTCCGTCCATCTCGTCATAACGCTCGGGATGAATGGTCGTGCCGTAGTCTGCCGCCGCATTCAGCGCGGTCAACGAGGTGCGCAGCAGACCGCGATTGGTATTGATCCAGATATTCCCCAGTCGGTCCTCCACCCACTCGAACACCGAGTCGACCGGAAGCCCCTGCTCCAGCCCCACTCTCCGCAACTGTCCCTTCCGATAGCGATACAAGCCGCGGTCCGAGCTGATCCATGTGCTGCCATCCGCCGTACGGGCAAAACCGAAGACAGTACGTCCTCCGCCCAGCGCATCCAGGTCCAGGTGCCTGATCTGGCCGCCACGCAGCAGCCAGGCACCCTGCAGGGTGCCTATCCACAGATCGTCGCCGATGCTGTCGAGCGCCGTGATCAATCCGCCGGGCAGGCCGGAGACCGCTGGCCGCTCCACCCTGTCGCCTTCGATCCATACCACGCCACGCTGGGTCGCCGCCCATACACGCCCGTCCGGGCCGATACTGATGGCACGGACATTGCCTGCCGGCAAGCCATGCTGAGCGTCGATATGGCGGATATTCCACATCGGATCGATCGCATAGATTCCGTCATGATAGGTGCCGATCCAGAGATTGCCCCGTGGATCTTCCGCCAGACTGTAGACCTCCGGCTGGACACCTGTCGCCGTCGGCAGACTGACAGGGTGCGAATGACCACCGCCATCGACCATGTCAAGTCCACCCGCGTGACCGATCCAGAGTCGTCCGCGATGATCTTCCAGCACCGCTCGCACATAATTGTTGCCCAGCCCGTCATGCTGGGTGTAATTGCTGAACAAGGTATGCCGCAACCGGAACAGGCCACCGTTGGAGCCCACCCAGATACTGCCTTCGGCATCCTCGAGCAGACTGACGATACGCCCCGCCGACAGCGCGGCATTGCGATGCAGCGATTCGATCCGATGGCCATAGATGCGCAGAATGCCCTGATTTTCCGTACCGACCCACAAGGCATGCTGCCGATCCTCCAGCAGAGCCGTGATCTGACCGGCACCCGACAAGTCATAGGCCAGCTCCGGGCCCTGCCGGCGCATGCGATACAGATGATCGGCCGAGACCACCCACATCGCTCCATCGGGCGCGATATAGGGCCAGATCAGACCATGCCCCGGACCCAAGACTCCTGCTGCGCGATGCGTACTGCCATCAGGATCCTGATAGACCAGGCCGTCGTAGCTGCCTATCCAGATGCGACCGTCATGGTCGATCACCATATGCGAATAGACGGTGGCCAAGGGCGACCCGGCGACCGGAGCATGATGGTGCAGGCGACCATCGGTGCCGAGATAACCCAGGCCATTGCCCTCGTACTGCAGCCATAGACGGCCCTGCCCATCCATCTGGATGGATTGCACGATCATATGTTCCGAATGAGCCGGAGAGGGCCAGAAGCGCCAACGGCCATTGGCCTGCAGGCAAGACAGGTTTCCTCGCGAATCACTCAGCCACAAGTTGCCGTGGGGATCGACATACAAGGCACCGATGCCACCATCCAGCAGAGCAGGCCGACTGCTGCGGTCATATACCGAGAAATCCAGTCCGTTGTAACTGACCAGACCTTCCCAGGTGCCAAACCACAAATGATGGTCAGGTGTCTGTGCGATAGCGCGAATCGCGTTGTGAGGCAGACCATCACCCGTCGTCCAGTGATCTACGGCGTAGTCGTGCAGCAAAGGCAAGCTCTGCTCGGCCCCCCCCGCGATCTGCGCGCACGCGGACCGCTCAACCAGCAGGTTGAGTCCGCATCCCCACATCAGCCACAGCTGCAAAGCCATCAATGCGCGACAACAGGCTCCTGGGCGGCCCGGGCGAGCAAGGAATAACCGCAGCAGATTCCGATATCGATGCTGGAGCACGATCGCTTTCGAGCCCTCATTCATTCGAAAAGGCAGAACCCTGATCTTCAAGCCGGCCATAATAACCGCGAATACCCGTCATTTGAAAATGACAGGGTAAAAACGCGCGCCCCAGCCTCGTGCAATAAATTGAAACTGCTGCCGATGCGAAAAACAATATCTATATAATTCGTGAGATTGAAGCACGTGCTTCACAGTTCACGTTGAAACCGGACCTACAAGAATACCGGGCACACCGAGCACTCTCGCGGGGGAGTGCCCGGTGCTCGGACAGGTCGGCTACAGAAGCCTTGCCGCCTGCACAACAGGCGGCAACGACTCAATTGACATCCAGCTGCCCCAACAGCAAGCGACGCTCTTCGGCCACCGACTTGCCCAGCCATTGCAACCGGGTCTGTGAGGCCGGGCTCGCTTCGTCATCATGCCGGTTGCGGACGAAGACGCCAGACATATGGCCATCGGAAGGACGGTAGTAGATCAGTATCTGCTCCGAGGCGCAGTCATGCGGCTTGCAGGAGGCATAAATACTGGCCGGACCCGCCTTGTCCTTGACGGCCACCGCCGGCGTGGCCGTGCCGCCACGGGCCACCCAGGCCGGCAGACCGGCTTTCCGGATCAAGGGGGTATACAGGGTGGCGAAAGCGGGCTTGCTCAAGGCATCAAAAAGATAATCTTCTGTGCCGGCCGACACGACTGACGCCAGCATCCCCACCGTTGCAGCCGAGATGGCCAGGATCAATAACTTGCGCATGCTTACCCTCCGTGGATTTTGAACAAGATCATTTTATCCGCAGCCGGCTGCTTCGGGTATGTACCCCGCCATCCGGTCCGTCCCATCCGCGCCAGCCGCATGGCGCCGCTCCGCGTGTGCCAGCAACATAGCAATCACCTGCCTATCGATACAACCCTGCCGGCGCCACAAAGCAGGAAACAGGCTGTGGCGGGTCAATCCCGGCATGGTATTGATTTCATTTATATAGATCATGCCACCCGCCGCAGGGCTCAACAGAAAATCGACCCGAGCCAGGCCTTCACAAGCCAGCACCTGACAGGCCCTGTCCGCGAGATCCCGAATGCGCGCGGCCACATCTTCTGCCAACTCCGCCGGCAAGCGAAGCGAAATCGCTTCGGCATCCATGTATTTGGCCTGATAGCTGTAGAACCTGTACGCCGGCGCCAGTTCTATCTCGGCCACGGCCGACCACTGACGATGACCATCGCTCCGCTCCAGCATGCCGATCTCCAGCTCGCGCGGACGAGCCAGCGCCGGCTCGATCATCACCCTGGGCCCATAGCTGCGGGCCGACTCCAGTGCCGCCTGGAACTCCGATGCCTGCTCGACCTTGCTGATACCCACCGAGGAACCCTGCCCCACCGGCTTCACCATCAAGATCGAGGTCTCAAGCTGCAGACAGGCCTGCGCATAACTCAGTCGCTGCCCCGCTGCCAGCGTCAACGCAGGCAATACCGGCAGACCGGCCTCATGCAGCAGACGCCGGCAGACGGCCTTGTCCATGCACGCGGCGGAGGCCGTGACGCCATTGCCGACATAGGCTACAGCCGCCTGCTCAAGCAAACCCTGCAGGGTTCCATCTTCTCCGCCCGGCCCATGCAGGACCGGAAACACCATGTCGACTTGGCGAGGGAGATCACGATGAGCTGCCGTCCAGTCCGGATAGATCAACCGCCCCCCGCCGCCCGGCGCAAGCATCACGTGCTGTCCCTGGCGCAACTGTTCATCACGCGCCTGGTCCGCGACCCCGAGCACCTCTTCATTCACCAGATGCCAGATGCCCTGCCGATCAATGCCGATCAGCACCAGTGCATGTCGCTCGCGGTCCAGGCCGGCGACGACATAGGCCGCCGACTCCCAGGAAACATCGTGCTCCGGCGAACAGCCACCGAACATCACCGCCACCGTCGTTTTTGCCGCCATGGGCATGCTCCAGACATATCGCTTATTGAGTGGAGCTCAGCTTACGAGGCGCAGACGAGGGAGATATGGCCAAATCAAGACGATCGGGTGGCTTGGCCAAGATGGCCTGCGTGCAAGGCGCCGATCGATACTGGCGCCGTAGAGTGCAGCTGCCTGCCCGACGGCAGCTGCATGCGAGTACACTGTGCGGCCTCCCGATTCGACCTCGACGCATGGCTCTCACCGCAACGATTTACAAGGCCGAACTGCAGATCAGTGACATGGATCGGCATTATTACGCCACGCATGCCTTGACGCTGGCACAGCACCCCTCCGAAACCGAAGCCCGGCTGATGGCCCGGCTGCTTGCCTTTGCATTGTATGCCGATGACCGGCTGGAGTTCGGCAAGGGACTCAGCGATGACAGCGAGCCCGCCTTGCTGCGACGCGCCTACACTCAGGAGATCGAGCTTTGGATCGAGCTGGGGCAGCCTGACGAGGCCCGCATCCGCAAGGCCTGCCACCGGGCCGAACAAGTCGTCGTCATCAATTTCGCCGGCCCGGTCGGCGATATCTGGTGGGACAAGACCGCCGGCAGCCTGCGCCGCTTCGACAACCTCACCGTGCTCGAAGTGCCCGCCGAAGCCATTGCCACCATGGTCGACATCGTCGAGCGCAGTTCGCGCTGGCAGTGCCTGATCCAGGACGGCGAAATGCAGCTGATCAATGAAGATGCCGTCGTCGTCGTGACCCCGCACGTACGGATGGGACGCTACCTGGTCGAGGCCTGATCCCGAGCCTCGCGGCAGGCCTGCCGGCGATCTCGCGCAAGCCGGATATTCAGCCACCACGTGATTCTGCGGCCTTCGTTGACCGGCAACGGCAAGGGATGAGCCATTCGCCAGGTCGGCGATAGAACCCGGCTGCATCCAATGTCACAATAGCTGTAGGCGGGTCTGCACGAAGGACCACGCTTCAGGACAGGTGATGGCGGCGCACTCGGACGCAGCCACGCCGGGTTGAAAGAACAAAGGGGTAATCAATGGGTAACAGCACGATCGACTGGAACAGTCTGGGCTTCAGCTATATCAAGACCGACTACCGCTATGTATCCCACTGGAAAGATGGACAGTGGGATCAGGGCCATCTGACCGAAGACAACCGTCTGGCGATCAGCGAGGCCTCCACGGCCCTGCACTACGGCCAGCAGTGCTTTGAAGGTCTCAAGGCCTACCGCTGCAAGGACGGGTCGATCAACCTGTTTCGCCCCGATCAGAACGCCAAGCGGATGCAGCGCAGCTGCGAACGACTGCTGGCTCCGCTGGTCAGCGAAGAGAAGTTCATTGACGCCTGCCGTCAGGTGATTCTGGCCAACGAGCACTTCATTCCTCCCTACGGTACGGGTGGCGCACTCTATCTGCGCCCGTTCCTGATCGGCGTCGGTGACAACATGGGGGTGAACTCCGCCCCTGAGTTCATCTTCTCGGTGTTCTGCATCCCCGTCGGCAACTACTTCAAGAACGGCCTCTCACCCAGCAATTTCGTGGTCTCCGAATATGACCGCGCCGCCCCGCAGGGCACAGGTGCCGCCAAGGTCGGCGGCAACTACGCCGCCAGCCTGCTGCCCGGTGTCCAGGCCAAGAAGCGCAATTTCAGCGACTGTATCTATCTGGATCCGCTGACCCATACCAAGATCGAGGAAGTGGGCACCGCCAATTTCTTCGGCATCACCCGCGACAACCAGTTCGTCACTCCCGTCTCGCCCTCGATCCTGCCCAGCATCACCAAATATTCGCTGCTGCATGTCGCCAAGGAACGCCTTGGCCTGGAAGCCATCGAGGGCGATATCTACATCGATCAGCTCGATCGCTTCAAGGAAGCCGGCGCTTGCGGCACCGCCGTGGTCATCGCTCCCATCGGTGGCATCCAATATGGTGAGCAGTTCCATGTCTTCCACAGCGAAACCGAAGTCGGCCCGGTGACCCGCAAGCTCTATCAGGAACTGACCGGCATCCAGTTCGGGGATGTCGAGGCGCCGGAAGGCTGGATCATCAAGATCGCCTGATTTTCCGACGCTCCTGGCAAGCGGTTTCGACCCACGGTCCGGGCAGCGATGCGCCCGGACCGTGCCTCTGTCCGGTGCGTGGCCTCAGTGGCCTGCCGCGGCGGGTACTGAATGATCACATGCTGATAATTGACCCCCTATTGACGTCAATTTGACGCATAGATACCATCGACGCAGGTCCCTGTAAGCTTCTGACGCGCTTGGCGCGTTTTTTTGCTCATGCGATAGAGAGCGCTCTCATGACTTGCCAGCCTGTCTCAGGCCCAGCCCGATGCCGCCAAGGTTTCCGGCTGCCGCAACCCGGCTGGCCGTCGCGAATCGAACTCGCGCACCTCACCAGCTTGTGCCCACCCGCAGGTCGATGGCGGGCCAAGGATACCAACGGGTATGACTGACATCCGCACCGCTTTGACAAGGTCATGTAAGCATGAAATCAAAAAATCCGAATGATACCGTCGCGACCGTCAATCAAGGCCGGCGCCAGTGGCTGACCTCCACGAGCCTGCTGGTGGCCGGCGGCGCCCTGCTCCCGCTGGGACAGGCTGCCACAGCCGCCACGGCGGCAACCACCGCACAGGCCGCTCCGGCGCCGACCAGCGCCGAAATCGATGCCTTCCATGAACTCGGTCTGCTGCTGACCGGTCGCAAAGACCTGCCGCTGGATGTTTCGACCCGCCTGCTGACGGCTCTCAACCATGACGATGCCGGATTCACCGGCAAGGCGCAGCAGCTGAGCAAGGCCTTGGCCGATACCGGCGTCAAGGATATCAATGCCTTTTCCGCCTCCAGCGTGGCGGCCGACCCGGCACTGAAAGACACCGCCATGAAAATCATCAGTGGCTGGTATCTGGGCTACACCGGAACACCTGTCTCCCTGTCCGACACGGATGACACCCAGTTCATCACCTATACCGGCGCCCTGATGTTCGAGCGCACACGCGAAGTCACGGTGATTCCGACCTATTCCAGGGCCGGCACGGATTACTGGAAAGAAGCGCCGCCTGGCATCAAAGGCACCTGAGCACTCCCTGCCCACCTTCCGATCCCAGATTTCGCCGACCGGCCGAAGCCGGATGGCTACCCATTGATGCAACAGGTACATCTTTATGACGACTCAATATGATGCCGATGTGATTGTCATCGGCTCCGGCGCCTTGGGCAGCAATGCCGCCTACGAACTGGCCAAGCAGGGCCGCTCGGTAATCATGCTGGAAGCGGGTTCCCGCGTGCCGCGCTGGAAGATCCTGGAAAATTTCCGCTCATCCTCGCGCAAGGCCAACTTCAACGACCCCTATCCCAACGAGCCTTGGGCCTATACGTCCTACAACAAGGACTATATCGAGAACGTCGGCTCGTTCAACTTCCGCCCCGGCATGCTGAAACTGGTCGGCGGCACGACCTGGCATTGGGCCGCCGCCTGCTGGCGCTACCTGCCCAACGACATGAAGCTGAAGACCCTTTATGGCGTAGGCCGCGACTGGCCGATCGAGTACGACGTACTGGAACCCTATTATCTGCGGGCCGAACGCGCGCTGGGCGTGGCTGGCAACGGTGAAGAAGACCAGAGCGGCCAGGATGGCAAGCCATGGCCTCCGCGCTCCGCGCCCTATCCGCTGCCGCCGGATGCCACCACCTATATGAACCAGCGCCTGAACGTGCGCTTGAAGGAGGCGGGTTATCACTACATCCATGAGCCCAATGGCCGTGTGACCAAGCCCTATGATGGCCGTCCGGCCTGCTGCGGCAACAACAACTGCATGCCCGTCTGCCCGATCGGTGCCATGTACAGCGGCAATATGCATGCCGATCATGCCGAGAAGGCCGGTGTGAAGCTGCTGACCGAAGCGACGGCTTACAAGCTGGAGAAAGGTGCTGGCGGCAAAATTGTGGCCGTGCATTACCGCAAGCCGGATGGCACCGACCAGCGACTCACCGCCCGCTATTTCGTGGTGGCCGCCAACGGCCTGGAAACCCCGAAGCTGCTGCTGATTTCCGAAGTGGCCAACAGCTCCGACCAGGTCGGCCGAAATCTCATGGATCACACCGGCATCAGCCTGAGCCTGATTGGCGACGAAGACCTGTGGCCAGGTCGTGGCGCCGTGCAGCAGGGCGGCATCTTCAACTGGCGTGATGGTGATTTCCGCAAGCGCCATTCGGCCGTCAAGCACTCCATGTCCAATGCGGTGGCCAATCGCGGCGTGACCGAGCGCCTGCTGAAGATGGGCGTGGTCGGCAAGGAGCTGGATGATCGCATTGTCCATGACTCCGCCCGCTGGATCGATGTCGGTACGGTTTTCGAGGCCCTGCCGGAAGCCAGCAACCGCATCACCCCGGCAGCCAAGAAGGATGCCCTGG is part of the Frateuria aurantia DSM 6220 genome and encodes:
- a CDS encoding YaeQ family protein; this translates as MALTATIYKAELQISDMDRHYYATHALTLAQHPSETEARLMARLLAFALYADDRLEFGKGLSDDSEPALLRRAYTQEIELWIELGQPDEARIRKACHRAEQVVVINFAGPVGDIWWDKTAGSLRRFDNLTVLEVPAEAIATMVDIVERSSRWQCLIQDGEMQLINEDAVVVVTPHVRMGRYLVEA
- a CDS encoding D-alanine--D-alanine ligase family protein translates to MAAKTTVAVMFGGCSPEHDVSWESAAYVVAGLDRERHALVLIGIDRQGIWHLVNEEVLGVADQARDEQLRQGQHVMLAPGGGGRLIYPDWTAAHRDLPRQVDMVFPVLHGPGGEDGTLQGLLEQAAVAYVGNGVTASAACMDKAVCRRLLHEAGLPVLPALTLAAGQRLSYAQACLQLETSILMVKPVGQGSSVGISKVEQASEFQAALESARSYGPRVMIEPALARPRELEIGMLERSDGHRQWSAVAEIELAPAYRFYSYQAKYMDAEAISLRLPAELAEDVAARIRDLADRACQVLACEGLARVDFLLSPAAGGMIYINEINTMPGLTRHSLFPALWRRQGCIDRQVIAMLLAHAERRHAAGADGTDRMAGYIPEAAGCG
- a CDS encoding sorbitol dehydrogenase family protein; this encodes MKSKNPNDTVATVNQGRRQWLTSTSLLVAGGALLPLGQAATAATAATTAQAAPAPTSAEIDAFHELGLLLTGRKDLPLDVSTRLLTALNHDDAGFTGKAQQLSKALADTGVKDINAFSASSVAADPALKDTAMKIISGWYLGYTGTPVSLSDTDDTQFITYTGALMFERTREVTVIPTYSRAGTDYWKEAPPGIKGT
- a CDS encoding Inhibitor of vertebrate lysozyme (Ivy) — encoded protein: MRKLLILAISAATVGMLASVVSAGTEDYLFDALSKPAFATLYTPLIRKAGLPAWVARGGTATPAVAVKDKAGPASIYASCKPHDCASEQILIYYRPSDGHMSGVFVRNRHDDEASPASQTRLQWLGKSVAEERRLLLGQLDVN
- a CDS encoding ligand-binding sensor domain-containing diguanylate cyclase produces the protein MALQLWLMWGCGLNLLVERSACAQIAGGAEQSLPLLHDYAVDHWTTGDGLPHNAIRAIAQTPDHHLWFGTWEGLVSYNGLDFSVYDRSSRPALLDGGIGALYVDPHGNLWLSDSRGNLSCLQANGRWRFWPSPAHSEHMIVQSIQMDGQGRLWLQYEGNGLGYLGTDGRLHHHAPVAGSPLATVYSHMVIDHDGRIWIGSYDGLVYQDPDGSTHRAAGVLGPGHGLIWPYIAPDGAMWVVSADHLYRMRRQGPELAYDLSGAGQITALLEDRQHALWVGTENQGILRIYGHRIESLHRNAALSAGRIVSLLEDAEGSIWVGSNGGLFRLRHTLFSNYTQHDGLGNNYVRAVLEDHRGRLWIGHAGGLDMVDGGGHSHPVSLPTATGVQPEVYSLAEDPRGNLWIGTYHDGIYAIDPMWNIRHIDAQHGLPAGNVRAISIGPDGRVWAATQRGVVWIEGDRVERPAVSGLPGGLITALDSIGDDLWIGTLQGAWLLRGGQIRHLDLDALGGGRTVFGFARTADGSTWISSDRGLYRYRKGQLRRVGLEQGLPVDSVFEWVEDRLGNIWINTNRGLLRTSLTALNAAADYGTTIHPERYDEMDGMNSSQGNGSSSPDIILRQDGTIALATAGGVAMLDPRKLAAYRELPAPPVVIEKLSLDGVQQRIPAAGKLLQIPRHRQLAVDYVGLSYLLSQRIEYRTRLDGLDSHWVARGHQRSVEYIGLPPGDYVLHVAAAHPGGTWSGHEAVLRFTVLPLWWQRPGVRLLFGLLVVAAIVLTYRFMVNQYKRSNARLARVVAERTRDLQSQTEQLLAANHEKSLLLEQLKLQSEAYERQAHEDALTGLPNRRAFDEALARDIQRGRRHGHPLCLIMLDVDHFKQVNDRHSHQVGDAVLREVGRLLRGGCRASDLAARLGGEEFAIILANTDIEDARRALQRLRETFAVNTDWLGIAGLHVTFSAGLAQMDPEQADPENLMRRVDEALYRAKHGGRDRYCEG
- a CDS encoding GMC family oxidoreductase, producing MTTQYDADVIVIGSGALGSNAAYELAKQGRSVIMLEAGSRVPRWKILENFRSSSRKANFNDPYPNEPWAYTSYNKDYIENVGSFNFRPGMLKLVGGTTWHWAAACWRYLPNDMKLKTLYGVGRDWPIEYDVLEPYYLRAERALGVAGNGEEDQSGQDGKPWPPRSAPYPLPPDATTYMNQRLNVRLKEAGYHYIHEPNGRVTKPYDGRPACCGNNNCMPVCPIGAMYSGNMHADHAEKAGVKLLTEATAYKLEKGAGGKIVAVHYRKPDGTDQRLTARYFVVAANGLETPKLLLISEVANSSDQVGRNLMDHTGISLSLIGDEDLWPGRGAVQQGGIFNWRDGDFRKRHSAVKHSMSNAVANRGVTERLLKMGVVGKELDDRIVHDSARWIDVGTVFEALPEASNRITPAAKKDALGIPMMRVHYDVSDYMKAGAEVAKQDYVKFTKLFNAEVVQDDSGWENRDHLMGSVIMGSDPKNSVVNGDCRTHDHDNLFLATTGVIPASGVINPTLTGVALSIRIADTIGKEI
- a CDS encoding branched-chain amino acid aminotransferase; the protein is MGNSTIDWNSLGFSYIKTDYRYVSHWKDGQWDQGHLTEDNRLAISEASTALHYGQQCFEGLKAYRCKDGSINLFRPDQNAKRMQRSCERLLAPLVSEEKFIDACRQVILANEHFIPPYGTGGALYLRPFLIGVGDNMGVNSAPEFIFSVFCIPVGNYFKNGLSPSNFVVSEYDRAAPQGTGAAKVGGNYAASLLPGVQAKKRNFSDCIYLDPLTHTKIEEVGTANFFGITRDNQFVTPVSPSILPSITKYSLLHVAKERLGLEAIEGDIYIDQLDRFKEAGACGTAVVIAPIGGIQYGEQFHVFHSETEVGPVTRKLYQELTGIQFGDVEAPEGWIIKIA